From one Candidatus Nitrosocosmicus arcticus genomic stretch:
- a CDS encoding PQQ-dependent sugar dehydrogenase encodes MNVPNHLNKNYQKKNNNQNKSKLSTLVTVTLAMILLSSFFSGSIIINPQQQLFASEKPPVLKVINSGAKPGIENFNLTAGYKIEPIFWNLTMPTSVTFDDKGNMYVAQSGFGEWFFSTPTIIKIDTKGNTSVIADRFLYGPITDIEFYKGKIYVSHKGVVSALDPVSGIIKDIIIGLPSSGDHQNNQIAFGPDGRLYISQGTATNSGVVGEDNIFGLQWPKYTPEVHDIPSRNISLTGQNFNTTNPFTGSENNFANTGGFVPFNTTTREGQEVEGNIKCNGCILSAKLDGSDLKLVAEGLRNPYGMAFTDDNKLVVSNNGADERGSRQIANDPDKVHVIDITNASNLGKFYGWPDFAGNGEPVTDPKFKSPSAKEPIKFLMQNHPEVVKPLAELRVGPSLTQVVISNSSDFGNPGMAFIGASGTFTPITHTFETIDKGVVGHKVVALDPKTGNYADFLSVIKDPSAFTPVGLSFDKNNTALYIADLGKLELRDTIPATGAPLNHTVTWPYPDTGVIWKISK; translated from the coding sequence ATGAATGTACCGAATCATTTGAATAAAAATTATCAAAAAAAAAATAATAATCAAAATAAATCAAAACTATCGACTCTCGTAACAGTTACGCTGGCCATGATACTTTTATCAAGCTTTTTTTCAGGTAGTATCATAATTAATCCACAACAACAGCTATTTGCATCAGAAAAACCACCTGTTCTTAAAGTCATAAATTCAGGTGCTAAACCGGGCATAGAAAACTTTAACTTGACAGCGGGTTATAAAATTGAACCAATATTTTGGAACCTTACTATGCCTACTAGCGTAACATTTGATGATAAAGGAAATATGTATGTAGCACAATCAGGCTTTGGAGAGTGGTTCTTTAGTACTCCTACCATAATAAAGATTGATACAAAGGGCAATACATCCGTTATTGCTGATAGATTCCTTTACGGACCAATTACAGATATAGAATTTTATAAAGGAAAAATTTATGTCTCACACAAAGGAGTTGTTTCAGCACTAGATCCTGTAAGTGGCATTATAAAAGATATAATCATAGGATTACCAAGTAGCGGTGACCATCAAAATAATCAAATAGCATTTGGTCCTGATGGTAGGCTATATATTTCTCAAGGTACTGCTACAAATAGTGGTGTCGTTGGAGAAGATAACATCTTTGGTTTGCAATGGCCAAAATATACCCCTGAAGTTCATGACATACCTTCTAGAAATATATCTTTAACAGGTCAAAATTTCAATACAACGAATCCATTCACAGGTTCAGAAAATAATTTCGCTAATACGGGTGGATTTGTTCCCTTTAATACAACTACGAGAGAAGGTCAAGAAGTTGAGGGAAATATAAAATGTAATGGTTGCATTTTAAGTGCAAAACTAGATGGGAGTGATCTTAAACTAGTTGCAGAAGGACTTAGAAATCCTTATGGAATGGCATTTACTGATGACAATAAGCTTGTTGTATCCAATAATGGTGCAGACGAACGAGGAAGCAGACAAATAGCAAATGATCCAGATAAGGTTCATGTTATAGATATAACTAATGCTAGTAACTTAGGCAAGTTTTATGGTTGGCCTGACTTTGCTGGAAACGGGGAACCAGTAACTGATCCTAAATTTAAATCACCAAGTGCTAAAGAACCAATAAAATTCCTAATGCAGAATCATCCAGAAGTAGTAAAACCACTGGCTGAGTTGAGAGTTGGCCCATCCTTAACTCAGGTGGTAATATCAAATAGCTCTGACTTTGGAAATCCGGGAATGGCATTCATAGGCGCATCTGGAACATTTACTCCAATAACCCATACTTTCGAAACAATAGATAAAGGGGTTGTAGGACATAAAGTTGTAGCTTTAGATCCAAAGACAGGTAATTATGCAGACTTTTTGTCTGTTATTAAGGATCCATCAGCATTTACACCAGTAGGACTTTCATTTGATAAAAATAATACTGCATTGTATATAGCTGATTTAGGTAAATTAGAATTACGAGACACAATTCCAGCAACAGGCGCACCGTTGAATCATACGGTCACGTGGCCCTATCCAGACACGGGAGTAATTTGGAAAATATCCAAGTAG
- the moaA gene encoding GTP 3',8-cyclase MoaA, translating to MENNLVDSFGRIAKKLRISITDRCNMQCIYCMPSNNTKWLEQDNLLSYEQITRLAKIFVSLGIEKIKITGGEPTVRGNVENLIKSLSSIEGLRSISMTTNGILLKDKIKILKESGLESLNISLDTFKPDRFKSMSGIDGFYKVMDAINTALKENLPVKINTVIMRGWNDDEISQFVRFSRDTGCIVKFIEFMPLDGTGIWSEDLVVSKKKMIETINKDFDKLSPLHNDKSDPARLYTFEDGKGVVGFIPSITEPFCQNCDRMRLTADGKLYSCLFDKSSNDLKSLLEEGKSDIDIIKCINKSVQEKPEGIIKIIKTHSLRPTLNVMHTIGG from the coding sequence TTGGAAAATAATCTTGTAGACAGTTTTGGAAGGATAGCAAAGAAACTAAGAATTTCAATAACTGATAGGTGTAACATGCAATGTATTTACTGCATGCCCTCAAACAATACCAAGTGGTTAGAACAAGATAACCTTCTGAGTTATGAACAAATAACTCGTCTTGCCAAGATATTTGTTTCTTTGGGAATTGAAAAGATAAAAATTACAGGAGGAGAACCTACAGTTCGTGGTAACGTAGAGAATCTAATCAAATCCCTGTCATCTATTGAAGGATTAAGATCGATTAGTATGACAACAAATGGAATCCTGCTAAAAGATAAAATAAAGATTCTCAAAGAATCTGGACTAGAAAGTTTAAACATTAGTTTGGATACATTCAAACCTGACAGATTTAAATCCATGAGTGGAATTGATGGCTTTTATAAAGTGATGGATGCAATAAACACCGCATTAAAAGAGAATTTGCCAGTAAAAATCAACACGGTAATCATGAGAGGATGGAATGACGATGAAATTTCACAATTCGTAAGATTTTCCCGAGACACTGGATGTATTGTTAAATTTATTGAATTTATGCCGTTGGATGGAACCGGTATTTGGTCCGAAGATCTAGTTGTAAGTAAGAAAAAAATGATAGAGACAATAAATAAAGATTTTGATAAATTATCTCCCCTTCATAATGATAAATCTGACCCCGCAAGATTGTACACTTTTGAAGATGGAAAAGGAGTTGTAGGATTTATTCCCTCCATCACAGAGCCTTTTTGTCAAAACTGTGATAGAATGCGGTTAACTGCAGACGGTAAACTTTACAGTTGTTTATTTGACAAGTCAAGTAATGATTTAAAGAGTTTACTTGAAGAGGGAAAATCAGACATCGATATAATAAAATGCATCAACAAGTCTGTACAGGAAAAACCTGAAGGAATTATTAAAATCATAAAAACACATTCATTAAGACCAACATTGAATGTTATGCATACTATTGGTGGATAG
- the tatC gene encoding twin-arginine translocase subunit TatC — MINISEDKPIVKLLYELRVRTIRICIVIIIIILVCMTLGFTAVNFHGYHFLILYPDSFNSISVQIISQIRNDLLPNAVDLVQVTPGQAFTAQMYVSIIIGIVSGLPVIIGELFAFLNPALHHYEKKIIKGIMLPVMALFILGCLFSYFIVIPYTLDFLYNYGQSMGVVSFFEIIPFIIFVLNLLIIFGFAYQLPIIMWTVTKTKFVKPDFWKKNFRYILIVLVIVGAIITPDGSGLTMWFIVGPMMLLYFIGMTIIKVDSKMSRIQD, encoded by the coding sequence TTGATAAATATATCTGAGGATAAACCAATTGTAAAACTATTATACGAACTTAGAGTAAGGACAATCAGAATCTGCATTGTAATAATTATTATCATTCTGGTTTGCATGACTCTTGGTTTCACTGCCGTTAACTTTCATGGATATCATTTCTTAATTTTATACCCAGATTCTTTTAATAGTATATCAGTTCAAATTATTTCCCAAATACGAAATGATTTATTGCCTAATGCCGTTGATTTGGTGCAAGTCACTCCTGGACAAGCTTTCACCGCACAGATGTATGTATCCATCATCATAGGTATTGTAAGCGGTTTACCAGTCATAATTGGTGAACTGTTTGCTTTTTTGAATCCTGCACTTCATCATTACGAGAAAAAGATCATTAAAGGAATCATGTTACCTGTAATGGCGTTATTTATACTCGGCTGTCTGTTTTCTTATTTTATTGTAATTCCCTACACCCTTGATTTTTTGTATAACTATGGACAGTCTATGGGTGTAGTATCTTTTTTTGAAATCATTCCATTTATTATTTTCGTACTAAATTTACTTATAATATTCGGATTTGCTTATCAACTTCCAATAATTATGTGGACTGTTACCAAAACCAAATTTGTTAAACCTGATTTCTGGAAAAAGAACTTTAGGTACATTCTCATAGTTCTAGTTATTGTAGGTGCCATCATAACTCCAGATGGGAGTGGATTAACCATGTGGTTTATAGTAGGACCAATGATGCTTTTGTATTTTATTGGGATGACCATAATTAAGGTAGACTCGAAAATGTCCAGAATACAAGATTAA
- a CDS encoding redoxin domain-containing protein: MNKDYFVIVIVILSMISIVGYVHTTSSFSNYVFGEILNKAVLNQDDGGSIQKSKTISEISEDKIMDNDTTSQFKRAPEFQKIEGSINTNDSAPISLVSLKGKVVLVNFWTYSCINVLRTLPHLIDWDTKYSDSGLVIVGIHTPEFEFEKNTDNVKSAVHKYGIKYPVLQDNAYGTWNAYENNYWPRMYLIDAQGYVRYDKIGESDYGHTEKVIQSLLNELDTNKDIKNTDNDIFSYYTNSNIIQNTYKNNVSSFLAQPIDFSKIKTPELYFGNQSSRSAIGNPEGLHLGQAINYFLPSSSLTSNSSIKPNTIYLEGQWKNNPDNVELQSNTGRILLSYSAKSVNMVVGVNSSDNSQNQSQVTIYEDNSLISDKSKGIDVKNNSKFTIDEPRLYNIVNHQSYSSDNRTLLVDIKGKGFQAYVFTFG, translated from the coding sequence ATGAATAAGGATTATTTTGTCATTGTAATTGTGATTTTATCTATGATATCAATTGTGGGTTATGTACACACCACCTCTTCTTTCTCTAATTATGTCTTTGGTGAGATATTGAACAAAGCAGTTTTAAATCAAGACGACGGGGGCAGTATTCAAAAATCAAAAACAATCTCTGAAATTAGTGAAGATAAGATTATGGATAATGATACAACATCGCAATTTAAAAGGGCCCCGGAATTTCAGAAAATTGAAGGAAGTATAAACACCAATGATAGTGCTCCAATATCACTAGTCTCATTAAAAGGGAAAGTAGTACTTGTCAACTTTTGGACTTATAGTTGTATTAATGTTCTAAGGACTCTTCCACATCTCATCGACTGGGATACAAAATATTCTGATAGTGGATTAGTAATAGTTGGTATTCATACACCAGAATTTGAATTTGAAAAAAATACTGATAATGTAAAATCTGCAGTGCACAAATACGGTATAAAATATCCAGTCCTCCAGGATAATGCCTATGGTACTTGGAATGCATACGAGAACAACTATTGGCCTAGAATGTATCTTATAGATGCTCAAGGATATGTAAGGTATGATAAGATTGGTGAGAGTGATTATGGTCATACAGAAAAGGTAATTCAGTCTCTTCTAAATGAACTAGATACTAATAAAGATATTAAAAATACAGATAATGATATTTTTTCTTATTACACCAATAGTAATATAATTCAAAATACTTATAAAAATAACGTTAGTAGTTTTCTCGCACAACCTATCGACTTTTCAAAAATCAAAACACCCGAATTGTATTTTGGAAATCAATCATCTCGTTCAGCAATAGGAAATCCAGAAGGTCTTCATTTGGGTCAGGCTATAAATTATTTCCTGCCATCTTCTTCATTGACGTCAAATTCAAGCATCAAACCTAATACAATATACTTAGAAGGACAATGGAAAAACAATCCGGATAATGTGGAATTACAAAGTAATACAGGCCGTATACTACTAAGCTATTCAGCAAAGTCCGTTAACATGGTAGTTGGAGTCAATAGCAGTGACAATAGCCAAAATCAAAGTCAAGTAACCATTTATGAAGACAATTCTTTGATATCGGACAAATCCAAAGGTATTGACGTTAAAAATAACAGTAAATTCACTATAGATGAACCAAGACTGTACAACATAGTTAATCACCAATCATATAGCAGTGATAATCGAACGCTTTTAGTGGATATTAAAGGAAAAGGATTCCAAGCATATGTATTTACATTTGGATGA
- a CDS encoding CHRD domain-containing protein, whose protein sequence is MRTKNSIIVFFTIAVVLGSVAALSSFSNTIVVFAKHEQVANLSGQEEVPPVDNQATGMAEFTPVMPNNETVDFDVNATNIQGVTQGHIHSGAIGENGPVVVTLFNFTSAQNEVSENGTITADMLEGEMQGMTIADLITAMKDGNTYVNFHTEQNPNGEIRGQIMGIAMYNMSMGMNNMSMPMDSMNNMSMGMNNMSMPMDSMN, encoded by the coding sequence ATGAGAACCAAAAATAGTATAATAGTATTTTTTACCATAGCAGTAGTATTAGGAAGTGTAGCAGCACTATCATCTTTTTCAAATACAATTGTTGTATTTGCAAAACATGAGCAAGTAGCTAATCTTTCAGGTCAAGAAGAAGTTCCACCAGTAGACAACCAAGCAACTGGAATGGCAGAGTTTACTCCAGTTATGCCAAATAATGAAACAGTTGATTTTGATGTAAATGCAACAAATATTCAAGGAGTAACTCAGGGTCACATACATAGTGGAGCTATAGGAGAAAATGGTCCAGTTGTAGTAACTCTATTCAATTTCACATCTGCTCAAAACGAAGTTTCTGAAAATGGGACAATTACCGCAGATATGTTAGAGGGTGAAATGCAAGGAATGACGATAGCTGATTTGATAACAGCAATGAAAGACGGCAACACCTATGTCAACTTCCACACAGAACAGAATCCAAACGGTGAAATCAGAGGACAGATAATGGGTATCGCAATGTACAATATGAGTATGGGAATGAACAATATGTCAATGCCAATGGATAGCATGAACAATATGAGTATGGGAATGAACAATATGTCAATGCCAATGGATAGCATGAACA
- a CDS encoding CHRD domain-containing protein yields the protein MFIKKDTKKIYSVSTFILLGLFFIGSAFLITDKSILPFIIAQEQNNLQFIANLTGNEEVPATNIISTGNATFQADSKTNNTSFSLTVKDLEGITAAHIHNGTMGYNGKVIVTLFLSPSPSSEDTPSLAIKGNITNEDLEGPLAKKQMSDLISLMNNKSSYVNVHTEQNPLGAIRGQISNGE from the coding sequence ATGTTTATCAAAAAAGATACTAAAAAAATCTATTCTGTTTCCACATTTATTTTGCTTGGACTGTTTTTTATAGGGAGTGCTTTTTTAATTACGGACAAATCAATCCTGCCTTTTATTATCGCACAAGAACAAAATAATCTTCAGTTCATCGCCAATTTGACTGGAAATGAAGAGGTGCCTGCTACTAATATTATATCGACAGGGAATGCAACTTTCCAGGCGGATTCGAAAACAAACAATACATCGTTTTCACTAACCGTAAAAGATTTGGAAGGCATAACTGCAGCACATATCCACAATGGTACAATGGGTTATAATGGTAAAGTTATAGTTACATTATTTTTGTCACCTTCTCCTTCAAGTGAAGATACTCCTTCCTTAGCAATTAAAGGGAATATCACAAATGAGGATCTTGAAGGGCCCCTAGCCAAAAAACAAATGAGTGACTTAATCAGTCTGATGAATAATAAATCATCATATGTGAATGTTCACACAGAGCAAAACCCGTTAGGAGCGATTAGAGGACAAATATCGAATGGAGAATAA
- a CDS encoding molybdopterin-dependent oxidoreductase, whose product MVVLGLRGNNYIVFFLFGLAAGVASLSLSLFLKLTIDGLFIPEIASQGLISITSGEIESQAVLTLGPLAKYSTIIGAIVVNVLLYGIIGIILGKLFMKMKSPKFVIKSSISTFVSYIILIAITIIFLVLSTTPGQSISIPVKSFVLFLLPSAVYGLIFAFLFGNKNKRIDLVETHSDIVEAEKIINKSSKATTNIDYNKRDMIRALIISVIAIPLVYFGFNRLISGSEQQQQQPRALDQSIQQFLQSKSKPPGFENPILTPLVDAEVTPTFIFYRIDINTVVPTVNADDWNLTIKGLVDNPVVINYEEIRSMNSVEEFATLTCISNKIGGNLVGTALWKGVRLRDILSKAGVQSSVKYIVFRCSDGYDVGIPLENGMMDSTILAYDMNNSPLTSEHGYPVRAIVPGFYGMMNPKWITEIELVDKTYEGFWQRKGWTNNGIKNIYSTIVIPGNQPVNDNFPNLVPNSSFLNGKNIPVAGIAFAGDRGISKVEVSVDGGTTWKTAIVKDPLSQYTWVLWTSGFTAEDKGNYKIIVRATDKTGQVQTSELEQPFPNGADGYNQLDISV is encoded by the coding sequence ATGGTGGTCCTAGGATTAAGGGGCAATAATTATATTGTATTTTTCTTATTTGGCCTCGCTGCCGGAGTAGCCAGTTTATCCTTATCACTTTTCTTAAAATTAACTATTGATGGATTATTTATACCTGAAATTGCTTCCCAGGGATTAATCTCGATTACATCTGGAGAAATCGAATCGCAAGCAGTACTAACACTAGGTCCGTTAGCTAAATATTCTACAATTATAGGTGCAATCGTGGTCAACGTTTTACTTTATGGAATAATAGGTATCATTTTAGGAAAATTGTTTATGAAAATGAAATCGCCTAAATTTGTAATCAAATCTAGTATATCTACATTTGTTTCTTATATAATCTTGATTGCAATAACAATTATTTTTTTGGTGCTTAGTACAACGCCGGGGCAATCCATATCTATTCCTGTCAAATCATTTGTGTTATTTTTACTACCAAGTGCCGTTTATGGCTTAATCTTTGCATTTTTGTTTGGTAATAAAAATAAGAGAATTGATCTGGTTGAAACTCATTCTGATATTGTTGAGGCAGAGAAGATTATCAATAAAAGTAGCAAAGCTACTACAAATATCGATTATAACAAGAGAGACATGATCCGTGCTTTAATAATTTCAGTTATCGCCATTCCATTAGTGTATTTTGGATTTAACCGTTTAATATCTGGGTCAGAACAACAGCAACAACAGCCCCGTGCCCTTGACCAATCAATTCAGCAATTTTTACAATCAAAATCAAAACCCCCTGGTTTTGAAAATCCTATTCTTACTCCACTAGTAGATGCGGAGGTTACTCCAACTTTCATCTTTTATAGGATAGATATAAACACAGTAGTACCCACTGTCAATGCTGATGACTGGAATCTTACTATCAAAGGACTAGTGGATAATCCTGTTGTAATTAACTATGAAGAAATCAGGAGTATGAATTCAGTTGAAGAATTTGCAACCTTGACATGTATCAGCAATAAAATAGGTGGAAATCTTGTAGGCACCGCCTTGTGGAAGGGAGTGAGGCTTAGAGACATACTTTCTAAAGCTGGAGTTCAGTCTAGCGTTAAATATATTGTGTTTAGATGTTCGGATGGATATGATGTAGGAATTCCATTAGAGAATGGTATGATGGATAGTACCATTTTAGCATATGACATGAACAATTCGCCTTTGACAAGCGAGCATGGATATCCTGTCAGAGCAATAGTACCTGGATTCTATGGGATGATGAATCCAAAATGGATTACAGAAATAGAATTAGTAGATAAAACTTATGAAGGCTTTTGGCAAAGAAAGGGGTGGACAAATAATGGTATCAAAAATATTTATTCAACAATCGTTATTCCTGGCAATCAACCCGTAAATGACAATTTCCCGAATTTAGTGCCAAATAGCAGCTTCCTGAATGGTAAAAATATCCCTGTTGCAGGAATAGCATTTGCAGGTGATAGAGGAATTTCCAAAGTTGAGGTAAGTGTAGATGGAGGAACTACATGGAAAACTGCGATAGTCAAAGATCCATTGTCACAATATACCTGGGTTCTATGGACAAGTGGATTTACCGCTGAAGATAAAGGGAATTATAAAATTATCGTGAGAGCAACAGACAAAACAGGCCAAGTCCAAACTTCTGAATTAGAACAACCATTCCCAAACGGTGCTGATGGCTATAATCAATTAGATATTTCAGTTTAG